The proteins below are encoded in one region of Haladaptatus sp. R4:
- a CDS encoding S26 family signal peptidase: protein MSPPDESSSDGMREFGPDESGPMAWVRWFRETDNGTVVFLREMLESAAVVVAIGLILFAVSGVWPPMVAVESGSMQPQMYRGDLIFIMDQHRFAPSAAHGDTGVVTYQEGQQTGYKKFNDYGDVIIYKRFGESDRTPVIHRARFWVNKNENWYDKANKNYIGGAENCEQLRYCPAPHAGFITKGDNNGAYDQVYNISDPVEPNWIRGTAELKIPWLGQIRLIFSQAAVPNPTASQHDGTSYSPAMSSQHPQQATNASQSAAAV, encoded by the coding sequence ATGAGTCCCCCAGACGAGTCGTCGTCGGACGGTATGCGGGAGTTCGGTCCGGACGAATCAGGACCGATGGCGTGGGTTCGCTGGTTCCGTGAAACGGACAACGGGACCGTCGTTTTTCTGCGTGAGATGTTGGAGAGTGCCGCCGTCGTCGTCGCTATCGGTCTCATACTGTTCGCTGTCAGCGGCGTGTGGCCGCCGATGGTCGCCGTCGAGAGCGGCAGTATGCAGCCGCAGATGTATCGAGGCGACCTGATCTTCATCATGGACCAACACCGTTTCGCGCCGAGTGCGGCACACGGCGATACGGGCGTCGTCACCTATCAGGAGGGCCAGCAGACGGGCTACAAGAAGTTCAACGATTACGGGGACGTCATAATCTATAAGAGATTCGGAGAGAGCGATCGGACGCCGGTCATTCACCGCGCTCGCTTCTGGGTGAACAAGAACGAGAACTGGTACGATAAGGCCAACAAGAACTACATCGGCGGTGCGGAAAACTGCGAGCAACTGCGCTACTGTCCCGCACCGCACGCCGGGTTCATCACGAAAGGGGACAACAACGGCGCGTACGACCAAGTGTACAACATCAGCGACCCGGTAGAACCGAACTGGATCCGTGGCACGGCCGAGTTGAAGATTCCGTGGCTGGGACAGATTCGCTTGATCTTCTCCCAAGCGGCCGTTCCGAACCCGACTGCCTCTCAGCACGACGGAACCAGCTACTCGCCAGCCATGTCGAGTCAGCACCCCCAGCAGGCGACGAACGCATCGCAGTCCGCGGCAGCCGTCTGA
- a CDS encoding DNA-directed DNA polymerase II small subunit, translating to MPLETPARIVQELTSRGYNADLEAVTLLASAPDPGAAVERAVESAPEDALKLSVGHVRSVLDAPSSTDTNPSASGGASSIESIANGTDSPVETKGSMSRTLTEQSVDIVNDMTGASTGTGEYDDFVTVFRDRFQRLSGKLRGRVNARPTNAVASMPGGSDAAIVGMISDIRSTASGHWLVELEDTNGTFPCLIMKDKEFAGVVDELLLDETIAVEGTLSGDAGILFVDSLHFPDVPRTYRPSTADRHVQAALISDVHVGSQEFMADAWHRFTSWLHTEEAEHVEYLLICGDMVEGVGIYPNQDEELDIIDIFEQYEQFSEYLKEVPGDLEIIMIPGNHDAVRLAEPQPGFDDELRSIMDVHDARITSNPSTVTVDGVSVLMYHGVSLDEVIAEMPAEKASYEEPHKAMYQLLKKRHVAPQYGGHTRVAPEDKDYLVMDEVPDIFHTGHVHKLGFGKYHNVLAMNSGCWQSQTDFQKSVNINPDSGYAPIVDLDTLDVTVRKFA from the coding sequence GTGCCATTGGAAACCCCGGCTCGCATCGTTCAGGAACTCACGAGCCGCGGGTACAACGCCGATTTGGAGGCGGTCACGCTTCTCGCGTCCGCTCCCGACCCCGGAGCGGCAGTCGAACGTGCAGTCGAATCCGCCCCCGAGGACGCCCTGAAACTCTCCGTCGGACACGTCCGGAGCGTTCTCGATGCCCCCTCGTCAACAGATACCAACCCCTCCGCTTCAGGTGGAGCTTCGTCCATCGAATCGATAGCAAACGGGACGGATTCTCCAGTCGAAACGAAGGGGTCCATGTCACGAACTCTCACCGAGCAGTCGGTGGACATCGTCAACGACATGACGGGCGCGAGTACGGGAACCGGCGAATACGACGACTTCGTCACGGTGTTCCGCGACCGCTTTCAACGCCTCTCGGGAAAGCTTCGTGGCCGGGTGAACGCCCGCCCGACGAACGCCGTCGCCAGCATGCCCGGCGGCAGCGACGCCGCCATCGTCGGCATGATAAGCGACATTCGCTCGACGGCGAGCGGTCACTGGTTGGTCGAACTCGAAGACACGAACGGAACGTTCCCGTGTCTCATCATGAAGGACAAGGAGTTCGCGGGCGTCGTGGACGAACTCCTCTTGGACGAGACCATCGCCGTCGAAGGAACCCTCTCGGGTGACGCAGGTATCCTGTTCGTGGATTCGCTCCACTTCCCGGACGTCCCCCGAACGTATCGGCCATCGACCGCCGACCGCCACGTCCAAGCGGCGCTCATCAGCGACGTCCACGTCGGCAGCCAGGAGTTTATGGCCGATGCGTGGCATCGGTTCACGAGTTGGCTCCACACAGAGGAGGCCGAACACGTCGAATACCTGCTCATCTGCGGCGACATGGTCGAAGGCGTCGGTATCTATCCGAATCAGGACGAGGAACTCGACATCATCGACATCTTCGAACAGTACGAACAGTTCTCGGAGTATCTGAAAGAAGTCCCGGGCGACCTCGAAATCATCATGATTCCCGGCAACCACGACGCGGTTCGCCTCGCCGAACCACAACCGGGATTCGACGACGAACTCCGCTCCATCATGGACGTCCACGACGCGCGTATCACGAGCAATCCATCGACGGTCACCGTCGATGGCGTCTCGGTGCTGATGTACCACGGCGTCTCGCTGGACGAGGTCATCGCCGAGATGCCCGCCGAGAAGGCGAGTTACGAGGAACCGCACAAGGCGATGTACCAACTCCTGAAAAAGCGTCACGTCGCGCCGCAGTACGGTGGACACACGCGTGTCGCACCCGAGGACAAGGATTATCTCGTCATGGACGAGGTCCCCGACATCTTCCACACCGGCCACGTCCACAAACTCGGCTTCGGCAAGTACCACAACGTGCTCGCCATGAACTCCGGATGCTGGCAGTCCCAAACCGATTTCCAGAAGAGCGTGAACATCAACCCCGACTCGGGATACGCACCCATCGTGGATTTGGACACGCTCGACGTCACCGTTCGGAAGTTCGCGTGA
- a CDS encoding twin-arginine translocation signal domain-containing protein has product MTAPDSDEVSGTGDSSATSRRRFLAGAAVAGSAVALSSTAIAMESSAAVTFDDQTTGGTSVTVKSATLPEGGFVAIHDDRLLDGKALESVIGVSDTLDAGTHTDIEVDLFDVDGADFDEKMLEDDGTLIAMPHVDSNDNGEYEFVSSGGKTDGPYTKDDKAVIDDATVTVDDNPMASVTFDDQTSDGTMVTVDSAMLSDGGFIAIHDSSLLDGKVLDSVIGVSSYLESGSHEDVSVSLFNVPGSDSDMSMLEEDGTLIAMPHLDTDGNEEYDFVESEGKADGPYTKDGKAVLDDAKVTVEMDTKPTADVCFRDQKSNGKRVWVNEATLSDGGFVTIHDSSLLDGKVLDSVIGVSDTLDAGMHEDIEISLYEGVPGGDYDMDMLEGDTTLIAMPHLDSNDNGTYDFITSEGEMDGPYTMGGKAVLDDADITVSDGC; this is encoded by the coding sequence ATGACTGCACCAGATTCGGATGAGGTAAGCGGGACGGGCGATTCGAGCGCGACATCACGTCGGCGATTCTTGGCGGGTGCCGCCGTGGCGGGTTCGGCGGTTGCACTCAGTAGTACCGCAATCGCGATGGAATCGTCGGCGGCGGTCACGTTCGACGATCAAACGACGGGAGGAACGTCGGTGACGGTCAAATCGGCGACGCTCCCCGAGGGCGGATTCGTCGCCATTCACGACGACCGCCTGCTCGACGGGAAAGCGCTGGAGAGCGTTATCGGCGTCTCCGATACACTCGACGCCGGGACGCACACCGACATCGAAGTCGACCTGTTCGACGTGGACGGCGCCGACTTCGACGAGAAGATGCTCGAAGATGACGGGACGCTCATCGCCATGCCGCACGTCGATTCGAACGACAACGGCGAGTACGAGTTCGTCTCGTCCGGCGGGAAAACCGACGGCCCGTACACGAAGGACGACAAGGCCGTTATCGACGACGCGACGGTCACCGTCGATGACAACCCGATGGCGTCGGTCACCTTCGACGACCAGACCTCCGACGGCACGATGGTCACTGTCGATTCAGCGATGCTCTCGGACGGCGGGTTCATCGCCATCCACGACAGTAGCCTGCTCGATGGTAAAGTCCTCGACAGCGTCATCGGCGTTTCGAGCTACCTCGAATCCGGGTCGCACGAGGACGTGTCCGTCTCCCTGTTCAACGTTCCCGGCAGCGACTCGGACATGTCGATGCTCGAAGAGGACGGGACGCTCATCGCCATGCCACATCTCGATACGGACGGCAACGAGGAGTACGACTTCGTGGAGAGCGAGGGCAAGGCGGACGGTCCGTACACGAAGGACGGCAAGGCCGTCCTCGACGACGCGAAGGTCACCGTCGAGATGGACACGAAGCCGACCGCGGACGTCTGCTTCCGCGACCAGAAGTCCAACGGCAAGCGCGTCTGGGTGAACGAGGCGACCCTCTCGGACGGCGGATTCGTCACCATTCACGACAGCAGTCTCCTCGACGGCAAAGTCCTCGATAGCGTCATCGGCGTCTCCGATACACTCGACGCGGGCATGCACGAGGACATCGAAATCTCGCTGTACGAAGGGGTTCCGGGCGGCGACTACGACATGGATATGCTTGAGGGCGACACTACTCTCATCGCCATGCCGCACCTCGATTCGAACGACAACGGTACCTACGACTTCATCACCTCGGAAGGGGAGATGGACGGTCCGTACACGATGGGCGGCAAGGCCGTCCTCGACGACGCGGACATTACGGTCTCTGACGGCTGCTAA
- the lpdA gene encoding dihydrolipoyl dehydrogenase, with amino-acid sequence MVVGDISTGTEVLVIGAGPGGYVAAIRAGQLGLDVTLVEKDAYGGVCLNYGCIPSKAMITASDLAYDASHAEDMGIYTKLDVNYGEMVEWKDGVVSQLTGGVEKLCKANGVTLMEGRAEFADDGSVRVVHEGEGQGSETVEFEHAIISTGSRPIEIPGFEFDGEHVLDSRMALAMDDVPESIVIVGAGYIGMELAGVLAKLGSDVTVVEMLDSVLPAYEDDLARPVKKKADELGIDFHFGQAAKEWEESGDGITVRTEDEDGEVSEFGAEKVLVAVGRRPVTDTLDLESAGIETNEMGFIETDDRARTEKDNIYAIGDVAGEPMLAHKASKEGQVAAEVIAGEPSALDYQAMPAAVFTDPEIGTVGLTEEEAEEQGFEPVVGRFPFQASGRALTTGHSDGFVRIIADEPSGFVLGAQIVGPEASELIAEFGMAIEMGATLEDLAATIHTHPTLSEAVMECAENALGHAIHTLNR; translated from the coding sequence ATGGTCGTCGGAGATATCTCGACTGGAACAGAGGTGCTGGTGATCGGCGCGGGACCGGGCGGTTACGTTGCCGCGATCCGCGCGGGACAACTCGGACTCGACGTAACGCTCGTGGAGAAGGACGCCTACGGCGGCGTCTGCCTGAACTACGGGTGTATCCCGTCGAAGGCCATGATCACGGCGTCCGACTTGGCCTACGACGCCAGTCACGCCGAGGACATGGGCATATACACGAAACTCGACGTGAACTACGGCGAGATGGTCGAGTGGAAGGACGGCGTCGTTTCCCAGTTGACCGGCGGCGTCGAGAAGCTCTGTAAGGCGAACGGCGTCACGCTGATGGAAGGGCGCGCCGAGTTCGCGGACGACGGATCGGTTCGCGTCGTCCACGAGGGCGAAGGACAGGGTTCGGAGACGGTCGAGTTCGAGCACGCGATCATCTCGACCGGCAGTCGCCCGATCGAGATTCCCGGCTTCGAGTTCGACGGCGAACACGTCCTCGACTCGCGGATGGCGCTGGCGATGGACGACGTTCCGGAGAGCATCGTCATCGTCGGCGCGGGCTACATCGGCATGGAACTGGCGGGCGTCCTCGCCAAACTCGGCTCGGACGTCACCGTGGTCGAAATGCTCGACTCGGTGCTTCCGGCGTACGAGGACGACCTCGCACGACCCGTGAAGAAGAAGGCCGACGAACTCGGAATCGACTTCCACTTCGGACAGGCCGCAAAGGAGTGGGAGGAGTCGGGCGACGGTATCACGGTCAGGACCGAGGACGAGGACGGCGAAGTCTCGGAGTTCGGTGCCGAGAAAGTCCTCGTGGCGGTCGGCCGCCGACCCGTGACGGACACGCTCGACCTCGAAAGCGCGGGCATCGAGACGAACGAGATGGGGTTCATCGAGACGGACGACCGCGCACGAACCGAGAAGGACAACATCTACGCCATCGGTGACGTGGCAGGCGAACCGATGCTCGCCCACAAAGCGAGCAAGGAAGGACAGGTCGCCGCCGAAGTCATCGCCGGTGAACCCTCGGCGCTCGACTATCAGGCCATGCCCGCCGCCGTCTTCACCGACCCCGAAATCGGCACCGTGGGTCTGACGGAGGAGGAAGCCGAAGAGCAGGGCTTCGAACCCGTCGTCGGTCGGTTCCCGTTCCAAGCCAGCGGCCGTGCGCTCACGACGGGCCACTCCGACGGCTTCGTCCGCATCATCGCCGACGAACCGAGCGGGTTCGTCCTCGGCGCACAAATCGTCGGACCGGAGGCCTCCGAACTCATCGCCGAATTCGGGATGGCCATCGAGATGGGCGCGACGCTCGAAGACCTCGCCGCGACGATTCACACCCACCCGACGCTCTCGGAAGCCGTGATGGAGTGTGCCGAGAACGCGCTCGGCCACGCGATTCACACGCTGAATCGATAA
- a CDS encoding 2-oxo acid dehydrogenase subunit E2, which produces MVHEFKLPDVGEGVAEGELVSWQVEEGDPVTEDQVVAEVETDKAIVEIPSPVDGTVNELLAEEGEVVPVGNVLLTFNVEGEEEEEEAPSETESAESEETTESAEESEVPETEETETPDGRVFAAPSARRLARELGVDIASVEGTGPSGRVSEHDVRAAAEDETESETEEKTESVESETTTETGTTGGSAATTTTTATPPAQVESADRERTLAAPATRRLADEQGIDINAVPSTEERDGQAFVTSEAVQEYAEAQQQAQAADAAAVATGETGPREERIPYRGIRRTIGKQMQKSKFTAPHVTHHDSIDVTELVETRAELKDVAEERGIKLTYMPFILKAIVAALKDYPYLNGALDEENDEIVVKNYYNIGIAVATDDGLMVPVLKDVDKKDMLQISSEMNELIEKARDRTISREEMQGGTFTITNFGAIGGEYATPIINHPEVGILGLGELKKRPVVVEGEAQSASESASGETASADRVEARYTLPISMSIDHRIIDGAVVASFANQLLEYLHNPRLLLLE; this is translated from the coding sequence ATGGTACACGAATTCAAACTGCCCGACGTGGGCGAAGGCGTTGCGGAGGGCGAACTCGTCAGCTGGCAGGTCGAGGAAGGCGACCCCGTTACCGAGGACCAAGTGGTCGCGGAGGTCGAGACGGACAAGGCCATCGTCGAGATTCCCTCGCCCGTCGACGGAACCGTCAACGAGCTACTCGCCGAGGAAGGCGAAGTCGTTCCGGTCGGCAACGTGCTCCTCACGTTCAACGTGGAGGGCGAAGAGGAGGAGGAGGAAGCTCCGAGCGAGACCGAAAGCGCGGAATCCGAGGAGACGACGGAGTCTGCCGAAGAGTCCGAAGTCCCGGAGACCGAAGAGACGGAAACGCCGGACGGTCGCGTCTTCGCGGCACCGAGTGCCCGACGGCTCGCACGCGAACTCGGCGTCGATATCGCGTCGGTCGAAGGAACCGGCCCGAGCGGTCGTGTGAGCGAACACGACGTTCGAGCGGCCGCCGAGGACGAGACGGAATCGGAAACCGAGGAAAAAACGGAATCTGTCGAATCCGAAACGACGACCGAGACCGGAACGACCGGTGGCAGCGCCGCAACTACCACGACCACCGCGACTCCTCCGGCACAGGTCGAATCGGCAGACCGCGAGCGCACGCTGGCCGCACCGGCGACGCGCCGCCTCGCGGACGAGCAGGGCATCGACATCAACGCCGTCCCGTCCACCGAGGAACGCGACGGACAGGCGTTCGTCACGTCCGAAGCGGTACAGGAGTACGCCGAGGCACAGCAGCAGGCACAGGCCGCGGACGCCGCCGCAGTCGCGACGGGCGAAACCGGGCCGCGCGAGGAGCGCATTCCGTACCGCGGGATTCGGCGCACCATCGGCAAGCAGATGCAGAAGTCGAAGTTCACCGCGCCCCACGTCACGCACCACGATTCCATCGACGTGACGGAACTGGTCGAGACGCGCGCCGAACTCAAGGATGTCGCCGAGGAGCGCGGCATCAAGCTGACCTACATGCCGTTCATCCTGAAGGCCATCGTGGCCGCGCTGAAGGACTACCCGTACCTCAACGGCGCACTGGACGAGGAGAACGACGAAATCGTCGTCAAGAACTACTACAACATCGGCATCGCCGTTGCGACGGACGACGGCCTGATGGTTCCCGTCCTCAAGGACGTGGACAAGAAGGACATGCTCCAGATCTCCTCGGAGATGAACGAACTCATCGAGAAGGCACGCGACCGCACCATCTCGCGCGAGGAGATGCAGGGCGGCACGTTCACCATCACGAACTTCGGTGCCATCGGCGGCGAGTACGCGACGCCGATCATCAACCACCCCGAGGTCGGTATCCTCGGTCTCGGTGAACTCAAGAAGCGGCCGGTCGTCGTGGAAGGCGAGGCGCAAAGCGCCTCGGAAAGTGCGAGCGGTGAAACCGCGAGCGCCGACAGGGTCGAAGCGCGCTACACGCTCCCGATTTCGATGTCCATCGACCACCGCATCATCGACGGCGCGGTCGTCGCGTCGTTCGCCAACCAACTGCTCGAATACCTGCACAACCCGCGACTGCTCCTGCTGGAGTAG
- a CDS encoding alpha-ketoacid dehydrogenase subunit beta, whose amino-acid sequence MSQATTESENLTLVQAVRDGLYTEMKQDEDVVVMGEDVGKNGGVFRATEGLYDEFGDDRVIDTPLAESGIVGTAIGMAAYGLKPVPELQFSGFMYPAFDQIVSHAARLRTRSRGRFTCPMVVRAPYGGGIRAPEHHSESMEAFYSHQPGLKVVMPSTPYDTKGLLTSAIRDPDPVIFLEPKLIYRAFRDEVPTESYEVPLGEAAVRREGTDISVFTWGAMTRPTMEAAEELEDEIDVEVVDLRTVSPLDTDTIVESFKKTGRAAVVHEAPKTGGLAGEIAATIQEEALLYQEAPVERITGFDTPFPLYSLEDYYLPEPTRIKEGIRDTVNF is encoded by the coding sequence ATGAGTCAGGCAACTACCGAATCGGAAAATCTCACGCTCGTGCAGGCAGTCCGCGACGGGCTGTACACTGAAATGAAGCAGGACGAGGACGTCGTCGTGATGGGTGAGGACGTCGGGAAGAACGGCGGCGTGTTCCGCGCCACCGAGGGACTCTACGATGAGTTCGGCGACGACCGCGTCATCGACACGCCGCTCGCGGAGTCCGGCATCGTCGGAACCGCCATCGGAATGGCCGCTTACGGCCTGAAACCCGTCCCGGAACTGCAGTTCTCCGGGTTCATGTACCCGGCATTCGATCAGATCGTCTCGCACGCGGCCCGTCTTCGGACGCGTTCGCGCGGCCGATTCACCTGCCCGATGGTCGTTCGTGCGCCCTACGGTGGCGGTATCCGAGCGCCGGAACACCACTCCGAGTCGATGGAGGCGTTCTACAGCCACCAGCCCGGTCTCAAAGTCGTCATGCCGAGCACGCCGTACGACACGAAGGGGCTGCTCACCTCGGCCATCCGTGACCCGGACCCGGTCATCTTCCTCGAACCGAAGCTCATCTACCGCGCGTTCCGCGACGAAGTCCCGACGGAGTCCTACGAGGTTCCGCTGGGTGAGGCCGCAGTGCGCCGCGAAGGGACCGACATCTCCGTGTTCACGTGGGGTGCGATGACCCGCCCGACGATGGAAGCCGCGGAGGAGTTGGAGGACGAAATCGACGTGGAAGTCGTCGACCTTCGAACCGTTTCGCCGCTCGACACGGACACCATCGTCGAGTCGTTCAAGAAGACCGGCCGCGCGGCGGTCGTCCACGAGGCACCCAAGACGGGCGGCCTCGCCGGGGAAATCGCGGCGACGATTCAGGAGGAGGCTCTGCTCTACCAGGAGGCTCCCGTCGAGCGCATCACCGGCTTCGACACGCCGTTCCCGCTGTACAGCCTCGAAGACTACTACCTGCCCGAGCCGACGCGCATCAAGGAAGGCATCCGCGACACGGTGAACTTCTGA
- the pdhA gene encoding pyruvate dehydrogenase (acetyl-transferring) E1 component subunit alpha, with translation MGSIVSIVHQDPQDRVQILDEDGTVLDGMEVPDLSDEELVEMYRQMRLARHFDERAVSLNRQGRMGTYPPLSGQEGAQIASVSALSDDDWMFPSYREHGAALVRGLSLKQTMLYWMGHEAGNHIPDDANIFTVAVPIATQIPHATGAAWASKLKGEDKAFLCYFGDGATSEGDFHEGLNFAGVFDTPSVFFCNNNQWAISVPRERQTASATIAQKAQAYGFEGVQVDGMDPLAVYKVTKEAVEKAKNPDEGERRPTLIEAVQYRFGAHTTADDPTVYRDDDKVAEWKKKDPIPRMEKFLLNTGRLDESDVEEIDEGVKQDVADAIDAAEAVERPDAVEIFNNVYAEMPRRLREQMESFEHLREQYGDETLLEE, from the coding sequence ATGGGTTCGATCGTGAGCATCGTACACCAAGACCCCCAGGACCGAGTACAGATACTGGATGAAGACGGCACGGTGCTGGACGGGATGGAGGTGCCGGACCTCTCCGACGAGGAACTGGTGGAAATGTACCGCCAGATGCGCCTCGCCCGTCACTTCGACGAACGAGCGGTGAGCCTCAACCGACAGGGCCGGATGGGGACGTACCCGCCGCTCTCGGGGCAGGAAGGCGCACAAATCGCGAGCGTTTCCGCGCTCTCCGACGACGACTGGATGTTCCCGAGTTACCGTGAACACGGTGCGGCACTCGTCCGTGGTCTCTCGCTCAAACAGACCATGCTCTACTGGATGGGCCACGAAGCGGGCAACCACATCCCGGACGACGCCAACATCTTCACCGTCGCGGTGCCGATTGCCACGCAAATTCCGCACGCGACCGGCGCGGCGTGGGCCTCGAAACTCAAAGGTGAAGACAAAGCCTTCCTCTGTTACTTCGGTGACGGCGCGACGAGCGAGGGAGACTTCCACGAAGGGCTGAACTTTGCGGGTGTCTTCGACACCCCATCGGTTTTCTTCTGTAACAACAACCAGTGGGCGATTTCAGTGCCGCGCGAGCGCCAGACCGCGAGCGCGACCATCGCCCAGAAGGCACAGGCCTACGGCTTCGAAGGCGTCCAGGTCGATGGGATGGACCCCCTCGCCGTCTACAAGGTGACGAAGGAAGCCGTCGAGAAGGCCAAGAACCCCGACGAAGGCGAGCGGCGACCGACGCTCATCGAAGCGGTTCAGTATCGTTTCGGAGCCCACACGACCGCCGACGACCCGACCGTCTACCGTGACGACGACAAAGTCGCGGAGTGGAAGAAGAAGGACCCGATCCCGCGGATGGAGAAGTTCCTCCTGAACACGGGTCGATTGGACGAGTCGGACGTCGAGGAAATCGACGAGGGCGTCAAACAGGACGTTGCCGACGCGATCGACGCGGCCGAGGCAGTCGAACGCCCGGACGCCGTGGAGATCTTCAACAACGTCTACGCGGAGATGCCACGGCGGCTTCGCGAACAGATGGAATCGTTCGAGCATCTCCGAGAGCAGTACGGAGACGAAACGCTTCTGGAGGAGTAA
- the lipA gene encoding lipoyl synthase, translated as MSGRRKPDWLKMRPPSGQEFTGIKQTLREHDLHTVCEEANCPNLGECWSGRGSEGGGTATFMLMGHKCTRSCGFCDVDTGGGEPLDPNEPANVASAIAEIGLDYVVLTSVDRDDLEGQGAEHFAQTIREIKKRHPGILVEVLIPDFQGEEELVRKIIDADPDVIAHNVETVERLQGHVRDPRAGYEQSLGVLEQVTRESDIYTKTSLMLGLGEYDHEVYQALSDLRETDVDIVTLGQYLQPSRMHLDVEEYVHPAKYRTWQEVAEEELEFLYCASGPMVRSSYKAGELFVDAILRDGKSVEQARREARRASV; from the coding sequence ATGAGTGGGCGGCGCAAACCCGACTGGTTGAAGATGCGACCTCCGTCGGGACAGGAGTTCACGGGAATCAAACAAACGCTCCGGGAGCACGATCTGCACACGGTTTGTGAGGAGGCGAACTGCCCGAACCTCGGGGAGTGCTGGAGCGGAAGAGGTAGCGAGGGTGGCGGGACGGCCACCTTCATGCTGATGGGTCACAAGTGCACCCGCAGTTGTGGCTTCTGCGACGTCGACACCGGGGGCGGAGAACCGCTCGACCCGAACGAACCGGCGAACGTGGCGAGCGCCATCGCGGAAATCGGTCTCGATTACGTGGTACTCACGTCCGTCGACCGCGACGACCTCGAAGGACAAGGTGCCGAACACTTCGCACAGACGATCCGAGAGATCAAGAAACGCCATCCCGGAATCCTCGTCGAAGTGCTGATCCCGGACTTCCAGGGCGAGGAGGAACTCGTTCGGAAGATAATCGACGCGGACCCCGACGTGATCGCGCACAACGTCGAAACCGTAGAGCGCCTGCAAGGACACGTCCGCGACCCGCGAGCGGGGTACGAACAGAGTCTCGGCGTGCTCGAACAGGTCACGCGCGAGTCGGATATCTACACGAAGACGAGCCTGATGTTGGGACTCGGCGAGTACGACCACGAGGTGTATCAGGCGCTTTCGGACCTGCGAGAGACGGACGTCGACATCGTCACGCTCGGTCAGTATCTCCAGCCATCACGGATGCACCTCGACGTCGAGGAGTACGTACATCCGGCGAAATACAGAACCTGGCAGGAGGTCGCCGAGGAGGAACTGGAATTCCTCTACTGTGCGAGCGGCCCGATGGTTCGGTCGTCGTACAAGGCGGGCGAACTGTTCGTCGATGCGATTCTCCGGGACGGGAAGAGTGTGGAACAAGCGAGGAGGGAGGCCCGGAGGGCCTCCGTATAG
- a CDS encoding DUF378 domain-containing protein: MATNRDTQSSGGMRTNGLDWFSMLLVIIGALNWGILGITGLTGARINVVRWVMGLLFLPNVAQIVADLIYVVVGLAGLYFIYTSYKIGRANRRARQQTAQQTEPQQTE, from the coding sequence ATGGCTACGAATCGCGACACACAGTCCAGCGGCGGCATGCGGACGAACGGGTTGGATTGGTTCAGTATGCTCCTCGTCATCATCGGTGCGCTCAATTGGGGAATCCTCGGAATCACCGGTTTGACGGGCGCACGAATCAACGTCGTCCGTTGGGTGATGGGGCTATTGTTCTTACCCAACGTCGCTCAAATCGTTGCTGACCTCATCTACGTCGTCGTCGGTCTCGCGGGACTGTACTTCATCTACACCAGTTATAAAATCGGTCGTGCGAACAGACGGGCACGACAGCAGACAGCACAGCAGACGGAGCCACAACAAACCGAGTAA